One Mycobacterium sp. 050128 genomic window, CTCGCCCGCCAGCCCTACTACCGCTGGCTGGCCAACCCGATCACCGACGCCGAGGTCATCGAGGCGTATCGAGCCAACGCCCTGTTCGACGCCCACCGCGACGATCCGGAGTTCGGCTACCGCTTCCTTGTCGCCGAGGCCGGCGACGCCGGCCAGCCGATGGCCGAGCGAACCGCGTGGCAGATCTGCTCTGCCAACGGTTGGTGGAGCGTGTTCGGCAAGCGCAAGCGCGGCAAGAACGGCAAGGTCGGCCCACCGGTGCATGACGATCTGGTCGGACGCGACTTCACCGCTGAATCCCCAAATCAGTCGTGGCTCGCCGACATTACTGAACACCGCA contains:
- a CDS encoding DDE-type integrase/transposase/recombinase, which codes for MKELAADRIPVAVTCRVLKLARQPYYRWLANPITDAEVIEAYRANALFDAHRDDPEFGYRFLVAEAGDAGQPMAERTAWQICSANGWWSVFGKRKRGKNGKVGPPVHDDLVGRDFTAESPNQSWLADITEHRTGEGKLYLCAIKDVFSNRIVGYSIDARMKSRLATEALASAVARRGAVAGCVVHSDRGSQGGFNWWSQHLVIVEVLGGSSSAGSRSGDQA